One window of Helicoverpa zea isolate HzStark_Cry1AcR chromosome 12, ilHelZeax1.1, whole genome shotgun sequence genomic DNA carries:
- the LOC124634853 gene encoding translin-associated protein X has translation MPGPGKHFRGNRKGSNHSNQHTLASVARETAASLPADSPVLAIFKEAARKLNERQDRHERLVKLSRDITTESKRIIFLLHSPMTKESEEKTLTEAKERIQKLTNGLIRSIGLELEYSPAHLHSRAVTAGFQEFIEARTLLSLMTDKRIITYPEVQKEFEYYILDDDYQRPLVTMLPETDYMLGLADLTGELMRKAINSISSGDSDECFHACQVVRDLYTGFLGITGSRLLVRKLATTRANVNKVEMAVYALRVRGGEAPAPLLAAAASAADWDAPALSDDEGYY, from the exons ATGCCTGGCCCAG GGAAGCACTTTCGTGGCAATCGTAAAGGTTCGAACCATTCAAATCAGCACACATTGGCATCTGTTGCGCGGGAAACTGCAGCCTCCTTGCCCGCAGACAGCCCCGTGCTGGCCATCTTCAAGGAAGCTGCTCGCAAACTGAACGAGCGCCAGGACAGACACGAGCGACTCGTCAAATTGTCGCGCGACATCACCACAGAGAGCAAGAGAATCATATTCTTGTTGCATTCGCCTATGAC aaAGGAATCCGAAGAGAAAACCCTAACTGAAGCAAAGGAGCGAATACAAAAGCTAACTAATGGCCTCATCAGAAGCATTGGCTTGGAGCTGGAGTACAGTCCTGCACACCTCCACTCCAGGGCAGTCACAGCTGGCTTCCAGGAGTTCATAGAAGCCAGGACACTTCTCTCCCTCATGACTGACAAGAGAATCATCACATACCCTGAAGTACAGAAAGAGTTTGAGTATTACATTTTAGATGATGATTACCAACGGCCCCTGGTCACCATGTTGCCGGAAACTGATTATATGTTGGGTCTGGCGGATCTCACCGGAGAGCTGATGAGGAAGGCTATCAACAGCATATCCAGTGGGGACAGCGACGAGTGCTTCCATGCCTGTCAAGTTGTCAGAGATCTGTATACTGGTTTTTTGG GTATAACAGGCAGCCGCCTCCTAGTCCGCAAGCTAGCGACGACGCGCGCGAACGTGAACAAAGTGGAGATGGCGGTGTACGCGCTGCGAGTGCGCGGCGGCGAGGCGCCGGCGCCGCTGCtggccgccgccgccagcgccgccgaCTGGGACGCGCCCGCGCTCTCCGATGATGAAGGATATTACTAA
- the LOC124634852 gene encoding actin-related protein 2/3 complex subunit 1A-B produces the protein MSQTLTFGDSCAPVTCHAWNKDRTQIAFSPNNNEVHIYQKEGNDWKQTNNLVEHDLKVMGIDWAPNTNRIVTCSVDRNAYVWTQGDDGKWTTTLVLLRINRAATCVKWSPMENKFAVGSGARLISICYFEKENNWWVSKHIKKPIRSTVTSIDWHPNNILLVAGSADFKVRVYSAYIKDIEDQPGPNVWGTKLPLGQMLAEFPNSPNGGGWVHSVSFSADGNKVAWVGHDSSINVADATQGKAIIKMKTEYLPFLGCSWVTNNSLVVAGHSCIPLMYCHEGSQIKFVAKLDNTQRKESGGLSAMKKFQSLDRQARIETNDTFLDSIHQNAITSIRIFEGSKANTRKFSTTGLDGQLVIWDLDSLERSIEGLKIV, from the exons ATGTCTCAAACTCTCACATTTGGTGACTCATGTGCACCGGTGACTTGTCATGCGTGGAATAAAGATAGAACTC AAATTGCATTTTCCCCCAACAACAATGAAGTTCATATCTACCAAAAAGAGGGGAATGATTGGAAGCAAACCAACAACTTGGTGGAGCATGACTTGAAGGTGATGGGCATTGACTGGGCCCCAAACACCAACCGCATTGTCACCTGCTCTGTAGACCGCAATGCATATGTCTGGACTCAAGGAGATGATGGCAAGTGGACGACTACGCTTGTGCTGCTCCGTATCAACCGTGCTGCCACATGTGTGAAGTGGTCACCCATGGAGAACAAGTTTGCAGTAGGATCTGGAGCTCGACTAATCTCCATCTGCTACTTTGAGAAGGAAAACAACTGGTGGGTGTCCAAGCATATCAAGAAGCCCATTCGGTCAACTGTGACCAGCATTGACTGGCACCCAAACAATATACTGTTGGTTGCTGGCTCTGCCGACTTCAAAGTGAGAGTTTACTCAGCTTATATCAAGGATATTGAGGATCAACCAGGCCCCAATGTTTGGGGTACAAAGCTGCCATTGGGACAAATGTTGGCTGAGTTTCCCAATTCCCCCAATGGTGGTGGTTGGGTGCACAGTGTGTCATTCTCAGCAGATGGGAATAAAGTTGCATGGGTGGGACATGATAGCTCCATAAATGTAGCTGATGCTACTCAAGGGAAGGCTATCATAAAAATGAAGACTGAATACCTGCCTTTCTTGGGATGCAGTTGGGTGACCAACAACTCTCTGGTTGTGGCAGGACATAGCTGCATTCCACTAATGTACTGCCATGAAGGTAGTCAGATTAAGTTTGTTGCCAAATTGGATAATACTCAGAGAAAGGAGTCTGGAGGATTGTCTGCCATGAAGAAATTCCAGTCTCTGGATCGCCAAGCTCGCATAGAAACAAATGACACTTTCTTGGATTCCATTCACCAGAATGCTATCACTTCCATCCGCATCTTTGAAGGCTCTAAGGCCAACACTCGCAAGTTCAGCACCACTGGACTGGATGGACAACTTGTTATCTGGGATCTGGACTCCTTGGAGAGGTCTATTGAAGGATTGAAGATTGTGTAA
- the LOC124634848 gene encoding brefeldin A-inhibited guanine nucleotide-exchange protein 1, producing MQTNLKTKEMFIVRALEKILADKDIKRSYHSQLKKSCEVALEEIKTELKNGGQPESSESPTSGTLPLPKNDASNIITAEKYFLPFELACQSKAARIVVTALDCLQKLIAYGHLTGNIPDSTTPRKLLIDRIVETICSCFTGPQTDEGVQLQIIKALLTVITSQHVEVHEGTVLLAVRTCYNIYLASKNLINQTTARATLTQMLNVIFTKMENQAIEAETNGNGNGNTVTEVPHKIPNGNVVSEETPNNATEEVKEVEQTQVEEVDEVLEAKIIAKQIVDSVIDNAISIASKKTSEEDVTNSPDNNENPSDSQDSGSVSHESNGQVPTEATITRIPSQESVDVASENDNSVTAKFTHVLQKDAFLVFRALCKLSMKPLPEGTPDPKSHELRSKILSLHLLLSILQNAGPVFRNNEMFITAIKQYLCVALSKNGVSSVPEVFELSLAIFLALLQNFKVHLKKQIEVFFKEIFMNILETSSSSFEHKWMVIQALTRICGDAQSVVDIYVNYDCDLSAANLFQRLVNDVSKIAQGRQALELGATPNQEKSMRIRGLECLVSILKCMVEWSKELYINPNLQTTLGERTAKEDHDHHSMKSHGGSSLSLVSTGSSNIGNRETLDSPEQFEVLKQQKEVWETGIDLFNRKPKRGVSFLQEQGLLGTSTKEIAEWLLTDERLDKTFIGEYLGENEDHSKEVMYSYVDSMNFASMDIVAALRHFLEGFRLPGEAQKIDRLMEKFASRYCECNPNNTLFMSADTVYVLAFSIIMLTTDLHSPQVKNKMTKEQYIKLNSGISDNNDLPREYLSQIYDEIAGHEIKMKSSSKPGKHMIANEKKRKLIWNMEMDLISTAAKNLMESVSHVQTPFTTAKHVEHVRPMFKMAWTPFLAAFSVGLQDCDDPEIASLCLDGIRCAIRIACIFHMSLERDAYVQALARFTLLTANSPITEMKAKNIDTIKTLITVAHTDGNYLGTSWLDVVKCISQLELAQLIGTGVRPQFLSGSGIKPQPDSLKFSLMSLDPSVKEHIGETSSQSVVVAVDRIFTGSTRLDGDAIVDFVKALCQVSLDELSHPTNPRMFSLQKIVEISYYNMGRIRLQWSRIWQVLGDHFNKVGCSSNEDIAFFAVDSLRQLSMKFIEKGEFANFKFQKDFLRPFEHIMKKNSSPTIRDMVVRCIAQMVNSQAPNIKSGWKNIFSVFHLAASDQDEAIVDLAFQTTGKIINELYERQFPAMIDSFQDAVKCLSEFACNAKFPDTSMEAIRLVRSCATAVGASPQLFAEHAGLEGEPGAPEVDRVWLRGWFPLLFSLSCVVSRCKLDVRTRGLTVLFEIIKTHGESFRPHWWRDLFNILFRIFDNMKLPEHQLEKNEWMTTTCNHALYAIVDVFTQYFDILGSLLLEQLYAQLHWCVQQDNEQLARSGTNCLENLVISNGTKFNEDTWNNTCQIMLDIFNSTLPTTLLTWKPDDNEETDVPQVRHGILKKPQGGDEIKSSNRVFNSLLIKCVVQLELIQTIDNIVFYPATSRKEDAETLALAAAELTGGTPGTEQECQREEQGMYRLLSSPHLLRLVECLMCSHRFAKTFNTNNAQRNVLWKANFKGSVKPNMLKQETQSLACVLRILFKMYSDETRRDHWPAVQKSLISICCEALEYFAGVTSEAHRDAWTSILLLILTRILKMPDERFAAHVSSYYPLLCEITCFDLKPELRSVLRRVFIRIGPVFNIVTNAH from the exons ATGCAAACCAACTTGAAAACTAAAgaaatgtttatagtcagagcTCTAGAAAAGATATTGGCTGATAAGGACATTAAAAGGTCCTACCACAGCCAGCTGAAGAAGTCCTGTGAAGTAGCTTTAG AGGAAATTAAAACTGAATTGAAAAATGGAGGTCAGCCTGAGTCATCAGAGAGCCCCACATCAGGCACCCTCCCTCTGCCCAAAAATGACGCGTCAAACATTATCACAGCAGAGAAGTACTTCCTACCCTTCGAACTGGCGTGCCAGAGCAAGGCCGCCAGGATAGTGGTGACAGCTCTAGACTGCCTACAGAAACTAATTGCATACGGCCACCTTACTGGAAACATTCCCGACTCAACTACTCCCAGGAAGCTGCTCATTGATAGAATTGTTGAAACAATCTGCAGCTGTTTCACAGGACCACAAACTGATGAAGGAGTACAGCTtcaaataattaaagcactACTAACGGTCATCACAAGTCAACATGTCGAGGTACACGAGGGCACCGTGCTGCTCGCCGTCAGAACATGTTATAACATCTACCTGGCTAGCAAAAACCTCATCAATCAAACCACGGCGAGAGCAACCCTGACACAGATGCTTAATGTTATTTTCACGAAAATGGAGAATCAAGCCATTGAAGCAGAAACGAACGGTAATGGTAATGGCAATACAGTAACAGAAGTACCACACAAAATCCCCAATGGTAATGTTGTGTCAGAGGAAACGCCTAACAATGCTACTGAAGAAGTTAAAGAAGTGGAGCAAACACAGGTTGAGGAAGTAGACGAAGTATTAGAAGCTAAAATCATTGCTAAACAAATAGTAGATTCAGTTATAGATAATGCCATAAGTATTGCGTCTAAGAAAACATCTGAGGAGGATGTAACGAATAGTCCTGATAACAATGAAAACCCCTCAGATTCTCAAGATAGTGGTAGTGTTTCCCACGAGAGTAACGGCCAAGTGCCGACTGAAGCTACAATAACGAGAATACCCTCGCAAGAGAGTGTTGATGTTGCTTCAGAAAATGACAACTCTGTCACAGCCAAGTTCACGCATGTTTTACAGAAAGATGCTTTCTTAGTATTCAGAGCTCTCTGCAAGCTGTCTATGAAGCCTTTACCAGAAGGGACTCCAGACCCTAAATCACATGAGCTAAGATCTAAAATTCTTTCTCTTCACCTTCTTCTATCTATCTTACAAAATGCTGGGCCTGTGTTCAGGAACAACGAGATGTTCATCACAGCCATCAAGCAGTATCTCTGCGTGGCGCTATCTAAAAATGGCGTCAGTTCCGTACCTGAAGTATTTGAGCTATCTCTAGCTATTTTCTTGGCACTTCTGCAAAACTTCAAGGTGCACCTAAAGAAGCAAATTGAAGTCTTCTTCAAAGAGATCTTTATGAACATTCTGGAGACTTCAAGCTCGTCTTTCGAGCACAAGTGGATGGTCATCCAAGCGTTGACCAGGATCTGTGGAGATGCGCAAAGCGTCGTAGACATATACGTGAACTACGATTGTGATTTATCGGCAGCAAACTTGTTCCAACGTTTAGTCAATGACGTTTCTAAGATCGCCCAAGGAAGGCAGGCATTAGAATTAGGCGCAACTCCAAACCAGGAAAAGTCTATGCGTATTCGTGGACTTGAATGCCTAGTCTCCATACTGAAATGTATGGTAGAATGGAGCAAAGAGCTCTATATCAATCCAAACCTACAAACTACATTGGGTGAGAGAACTGCAAAAGAAGACCATGACCATCACAGTATGAAATCCCATGGAGGATCTAGTCTGAGTCTAGTTTCCACAGGATCCAGCAATATTGGTAACAGAGAAACATTAGATTCTCCAGAACAATTCGAAGTATTAAAACAACAGAAAGAGGTTTGGGAAACTGGCATTGACTTATTCAACAGGAAACCAAAACGAGGAGTATCTTTCTTGCAAGAGCAAGGTCTGTTGGGCACGTCCACAAAAGAAATCGCTGAATGGTTGCTAACGGACGAAAGATTGGACAAGACATTCATTGGGGAGTACTTAGGCGAAAATGAAGATCATTCCAAAGAAGTTATGTACTCTTATGTTGACTCGATGAACTTCGCGAGTATGGATATTGTTGCTGCGTTACGTCATTTCTTAGAAGGATTCCGGCTGCCAGGTGAGGCTCAGAAGATCGACAGGTTAATGGAAAAATTCGCGTCGCGTTACTGTGAGTGCAATCCTAACAACACTCTATTTATGAGCGCGGACACCGTGTACGTACTAGCGTTTTCCATTATAATGCTGACAACAGATTTACATTCGCCACAAGTCAAGAATAAAATGACAAAAGAACAATACATCAAGTTGAATAGTGGCATCAGTGACAATAACGATCTGCCGCGTGAATATTTGTCTCAGATCTACGACGAAATCGCTGGTCACGAGATTAAAATGAAGAGTTCTTCGAAACCTGGTAAACATATGATCGCTAATGAGAAAAAGAGGAAACTTATCTGGAACATGGAAATGGACTTAATATCAACGGCTGCAAAGAACTTGATGGAATCTGTTTCGCACGTTCAGACACCGTTCACGACGGCGAAACACGTCGAACATGTTCGGCCTATGTTCAAGATGGCGTGGACACCTTTCCTTGCGGCCTTTTCCGTTGGCCTACAGGATTGCGATGACCCTGAAATCGCCTCGCTATGCTTAGATGGCATAAGGTGCGCTATCCGCATCGCTTGCATTTTCCACATGTCGCTTGAAAGAGATGCGTATGTCCAAGCTCTAGCCCGCTTCACTTTACTCACAGCTAACTCACCCATCACGGAAATGAAAGCAAAGAATATTGACACTATAAAAACATTGATCACAGTTGCTCACACGGACGGCAATTACTTGGGAACGAGTTGGTTGGATGTAGTCAAATGCATTTCTCAGTTAGAACTAGCGCAGCTTATAGGTACGGGTGTACGGCCACAATTCCTGTCAGGTTCCGGCATCAAGCCTCAGCCAGACTCGTTGAAGTTTAGTCTAATGTCGTTGGATCCGAGCGTCAAAGAACACATTGGAGAGACAAGCTCTCAGAGTGTCGTGGTAGCGGTAGATAGGATATTCACAGGATCCACGAGACTGGACGGTGACGCCATTGTAGACTTCGTCAAGGCACTATGTCAAGTATCCTTGGATGAACTGAGCCATCCCACCAATCCTCGAATGTTCTCACTGCAGAAGATTGTCGAAATATCGTATTACAACATGGGTCGTATCAGGCTGCAGTGGTCTCGAATATGGCAAGTGTTGGGAGATCACTTCAACAAGGTGGGCTGCAGCAGTAACGAAGACATCGCCTTCTTCGCAGTGGATTCTTTGAGACAACTGTCGATGAAGTTTATCGAAAAAGGTGAATTCGCTAATTTCAAATTCCAAAAAGATTTCTTGAGACCGTTCGAGCACATCATGAAGAAAAACAGCTCACCTACAATAAGAGACATGGTTGTCCGGTGTATCGCGCAGATGGTAAACTCTCAAGCCCCCAACATCAAATCAGGTTggaaaaacattttctccgtatTCCACTTAGCTGCAAGCGATCAAGATGAGGCGATCGTAGACTTAGCATTCCAAACTacaggtaaaataataaatgagttgTATGAAAGACAGTTCCCAGCGATGATAGACTCCTTCCAAGATGCTGTGAAATGCTTATCAGAGTTTGCTTGCAATGCGAAGTTCCCCGATACGTCTATGGAGGCCATACGACTGGTGCGGTCGTGCGCGACGGCCGTCGGAGCGTCGCCGCAACTGTTCGCGGAACACGCGGGGCTTGAAGGAGAGCCCGGAGCTCCTGAAGTAGACAGAGTTTGGCTCAGAGGGTGGTTCCCTCTGCTGTTCTCCTTATCGTGCGTCGTCAGCCGCTGCAAGCTAGACGTACGCACCCGAGGACTGACAGTCCTCTTCGAGATTATCAAAACTCACGGCGAGTCATTCCGTCCGCATTGGTGGAGAGACTTATTTAACATTCTGTTCAGAATCTTCGACAACATGAAGTTACCTGAACATCAGTTAGAGAAGAACGAGTGGATGACTACAACATGCAATCACGCGTTGTATGCCATCGTCGATGTCTTCACGCAATACTTTGACATTCTCGGTTCTTTATTGTTAGAGCAACTGTATGCGCAGCTGCACTGGTGCGTTCAACAGGACAACGAGCAGTTGGCGCGCTCCGGCACCAACTGCCTGGAAAATCTAGTCATTTCCAACGGCACCAAGTTCAACGAGGACACGTGGAACAACACGTGCCAGATTATGTTGGACATATTCAACAGCACGCTCCCGACCACGCTGCTCACGTGGAAACCAGACGACAACGAAGAAACCGATGTCCCTCAAGTACGACATGGGATCTTGAAGAAACCCCAAGGAGGAGACGAGATCAAATCCTCCAATCGAGTGTTCAACAGCCTCCTAATCAAATGCGTGGTACAGTTGGAGCTGATACAAACGATCGACAACATTGTGTTCTACCCCGCCACGTCGCGGAAGGAGGACGCCGAGACGTTGGCGCTGGCGGCCGCGGAGCTCACCGGCGGCACGCCCGGCACTGAGCAGGAATGTCAGCGTGAAGAACAAGGGATGTACCGACTGCTTAGCTCACCACATCTGCTGCGACTCGTAGAATGCCTCATGTGCAGTCACCGCTTCGCTAAAACGTTTAACACTAACAATGCGCAGAGGAATGTCTTGTGGAAAGCTAATTTCAAGGGCTCCGTGAAGCCGAACATGTTGAAACAGGAGACGCAGTCGTTAGCGTGTGTACTGCGGATACTGTTCAAGATGTACAGTGACGAGACGCGCCGGGATCACTGGCCCGCGGTACAAAAGAGCCTCATCAGCATCTGCTGCGAGGCGCTGGAATACTTCGCCGGAGTGACGAGCGAAGCACACAGGGACGCGTGGACCTCCATTCTGCTGTTGATTCTCACCAGAATACTGAAGATGCCAGACGAAAGA TTTGCGGCTCACGTATCCAGCTACTACCCGCTGCTGTGTGAGATCACGTGCTTCGACCTGAAGCCGGAGCTGCGCTCGGTGCTGCGACGGGTGTTCATCCGCATCGGGCCCGTGTTCAACATCGTCACCAACGCCCACTAG
- the LOC124635247 gene encoding mitotic checkpoint protein BUB3, with the protein MTVTRVAESRTEFKLKSLPDDAISSVKFAPKSNQFLLVSSWDCSVRLYDVTSNTERHKYNHELPVLDVCFRDAVHTYSGGLDQTLKMYDLNASMETVLGDHKGAIRCVEFASEVNAVLTGSWDGTVKMWDSRVPNCVGTYNQGNERVYTMSIVGEKFVVGTSGRKIFVWDVRNMGHVNQRRESSLKYQTRCIRVFPNKQGYVLSSIEGRVAVEYLDSNPEVQKKKYAFKCHRIKDGGLEKIFPVNAISFHSVYNTFATGGSDGYVNIWDGFNKKRLCQFHRYNTAVSSLSFSHDGSALAIACSQLDETQIEDPKPEDTIYIRYVTDQETKPK; encoded by the exons ATGACAGTGACGCGGGTCGCGGAGTCCCGCACCGAATTCAAATTGAAGAGTTTACCTGATGATGCTATATCGAGCGTTAAATTTGCTCCGAAATCCAATCAGTTCTTGCTGGTATCGTCATGGGACTGTTCCGTGAGGCTATATGATGTTACATCGAATACGGAGCGCCATAAGTACAACCATGAACTGCCCGTCTTGGACGTCTGCTTTCGG GATGCAGTTCATACATACAGCGGTGGTTTGGACCAGACCCTCAAAATGTACGATCTAAACGCAAGTATGGAGACGGTGCTCGGTGACCATAAAGGAGCCATTCGCTGTGTGGAGTTTGCCTCGGAAGTGAATGCCGTCCTCACTGGAAGCTGGGACGGTACTGTCAAGATGTGGGACAGCCGTGTACCAAATTGTGTTGGAACTTACAATCAAGGAAATGAGAGG GTATACACAATGAGCATAGTTGGCGAAAAATTCGTGGTAGGCACATCAGGTCGCAAGATCTTCGTATGGGATGTAAGAAACATGGGCCACGTCAACCAGAGACGTGAATCATCCCTCAAGTACCAAACGAGATGCATCCGAGTATTCCCTAACAAGCAGGGCTATGTCCTCAGTTCTATTGAAGGCAGGGTTGCTGTGGAGTACCTTGACAGTAATCCAGAAGTACAGAAGAAGAAGTATGCATTTAAGTGTCATCGGATCAAGGATGGTG GTCTAGAAAAAATCTTCCCAGTGAATGCAATAAGCTTCCATTCAGTGTACAACACATTTGCAACAGGCGGTTCCGATGGCTATGTAAACATCTGGGACGGTTTCAACAAGAAGAGATTGTGTCAATTCCATCGATACAACACCGCCGTCTCCTCGCTAAGTTTCTCTCACGACGGATCAGCTTTAGCCATCGCTTGCTCCCAGCTAGATGAGACACAAATTGAGGACCCTAAACCGGAAGATACCATCTACATAAGATACGTTACGGATCAAGAAACCAAGCCTAAATGA